A single region of the Buchnera aphidicola (Pseudoregma panicola) genome encodes:
- the hisB gene encoding bifunctional histidinol-phosphatase/imidazoleglycerol-phosphate dehydratase HisB, with amino-acid sequence MKNKFLFIDRDGTIIDEPINDFKVDSIKKLEFKKYIFTSLLNLKKHKYKFVMVTNQDGLGTNEFSKKKFYFIQNFIIKIFLSQEIKFYDIFICPHYVEDNCKCRKPNIGMLTKFLKNNKLDKKNSFVIGDRNTDIEFANNIGIKGILYKKNYDWKKIEKKILYNNIITIFRKTKETNVKIKVNLEKYSSSNIDTGIKFFDHMLNQLAFHSRIYLYIKSVGDLYIDDHHTVEDVAIALGKSFLKSLVFKNGINRFGLGIIPMDESISKCVLDISGRPYICFKSNLKNKLLGDFNLNMVKHFFYSLSYSMKSTIHISAYGENDHHICESIFKSFGIAFRKAIVINSNYMQSSKGILL; translated from the coding sequence ATGAAAAATAAATTTCTATTTATAGACAGAGATGGAACAATAATAGACGAACCTATTAATGATTTTAAAGTAGATTCCATAAAAAAATTAGAATTTAAAAAATATATATTTACATCTTTATTAAATTTGAAGAAACATAAATATAAATTTGTTATGGTGACCAATCAAGACGGATTAGGTACAAATGAATTTTCTAAAAAAAAATTTTATTTTATACAAAATTTTATTATAAAAATATTTTTGTCTCAAGAAATAAAATTTTATGATATTTTTATTTGTCCTCATTATGTTGAAGATAACTGTAAATGTAGAAAACCTAATATTGGAATGTTAACTAAATTCTTAAAAAATAATAAATTAGATAAAAAAAATAGTTTTGTTATAGGAGATAGAAATACAGATATAGAATTTGCAAATAATATTGGTATAAAGGGAATTTTATATAAAAAAAATTATGATTGGAAAAAAATTGAAAAAAAAATATTATACAATAACATTATAACTATTTTTAGAAAGACAAAAGAAACTAATGTAAAAATAAAAGTAAATTTAGAAAAATATTCTTCTAGTAATATTGATACTGGAATAAAGTTTTTTGATCATATGTTAAATCAATTAGCTTTTCATTCTAGAATTTATTTGTATATAAAATCTGTAGGTGATTTATATATAGATGATCATCATACTGTAGAAGATGTAGCTATTGCATTAGGTAAATCTTTTTTAAAATCTTTAGTTTTTAAAAATGGAATAAATAGATTTGGATTAGGAATAATACCTATGGATGAAAGTATTTCCAAATGTGTTTTAGATATTTCTGGAAGACCATACATTTGTTTTAAATCTAATTTAAAAAATAAATTATTAGGAGATTTTAATTTAAATATGGTAAAACATTTTTTTTATTCGCTTAGTTATTCTATGAAAAGCACTATACATATCAGTGCATACGGAGAAAACGATCATCATATATGTGAAAGTATATTTAAATCTTTTGGAATTGCTTTCAGGAAAGCGATAGTTATAAATTCTAATTATATGCAAAGTTCTAAAGGAATATTGTTATGA
- the hisH gene encoding imidazole glycerol phosphate synthase subunit HisH: MIKDIVIINTGSSNISSLKLSINRLGYEAYVTNNLKTIRNSKKLFFPGVGSAEYVMNFIKKKNIDIEIMNYKNLVLGICLGMQLFCKYSEESVNSNVIKTLNIINSYSRLIKYNKLPIPHSGWNNVVHNNDILFKNIPQGERFYFIHSYIVPINKNTISRTFYGEYFSSSIRSKNFFGVQFHPEKSGLAGSLLLKNFLSV; the protein is encoded by the coding sequence ATGATAAAAGATATAGTAATAATAAATACAGGATCTTCTAATATATCTTCTTTGAAATTGTCTATTAATAGATTAGGATATGAGGCATATGTTACAAATAATTTGAAAACAATTAGAAATTCTAAAAAATTATTTTTTCCAGGAGTAGGAAGCGCTGAATATGTAATGAATTTTATTAAAAAAAAAAATATTGATATTGAGATAATGAATTATAAAAATTTAGTTCTCGGAATTTGTTTAGGAATGCAATTATTTTGTAAATATAGTGAAGAGAGTGTTAACAGCAATGTTATAAAAACATTAAATATTATAAACAGTTATTCTAGATTAATAAAATATAATAAATTACCTATTCCTCATAGTGGATGGAATAATGTAGTTCATAATAATGATATTTTATTTAAAAATATTCCTCAAGGAGAAAGATTTTATTTTATACATAGTTATATAGTTCCTATAAATAAAAATACTATTTCTAGAACTTTTTATGGAGAATATTTTTCTTCATCAATTAGATCAAAAAATTTTTTTGGTGTTCAGTTTCATCCTGAAAAATCTGGATTAGCTGGATCTCTATTATTAAAAAACTTTTTATCGGTGTGA
- the hisA gene encoding 1-(5-phosphoribosyl)-5-[(5-phosphoribosylamino)methylideneamino]imidazole-4-carboxamide isomerase — protein sequence MIIPSLDILNNNIVRLYKGNYKKVKFYNDNLFSLAKKYKLEGAKILHLVDLDGSKDPKKRQIKFIENFIKNIDLPIQVGGGIRNIIDIENLLSCGVKRIVIGSSAVINFSETKKWFRKYSNKLVLAVDVFYKNEYKNEIKINGWTKNSKKNIMDIISEYLENDLKHLLCTDINKDGTLKGPNFYLYKKITSTFKNLLVQASGGISCLNDIKKIKLQNVSDVIVGRALLENRFSLSEAISCWQKG from the coding sequence ATGATAATTCCTTCATTAGACATATTAAATAACAATATAGTAAGATTATATAAAGGAAATTATAAAAAAGTAAAATTTTATAATGATAATTTATTTTCTTTAGCAAAAAAATATAAATTAGAAGGAGCTAAAATTCTTCATTTAGTAGATTTAGATGGAAGTAAAGATCCTAAAAAAAGACAAATAAAGTTTATAGAAAATTTTATAAAAAATATTGATTTACCAATACAAGTAGGAGGTGGAATTAGAAATATAATAGATATAGAAAATTTATTATCATGTGGAGTAAAAAGAATTGTAATAGGATCTTCTGCAGTTATAAATTTTTCAGAAACAAAAAAATGGTTTAGAAAATATAGTAATAAATTGGTTTTAGCTGTTGATGTTTTTTACAAGAATGAATACAAAAATGAAATTAAAATAAATGGATGGACTAAAAATTCAAAAAAAAATATTATGGATATAATTTCTGAATATCTAGAAAATGATTTAAAACATTTGTTATGTACAGATATTAACAAAGATGGAACTTTAAAAGGTCCTAATTTTTATTTATATAAAAAAATTACTAGTACTTTTAAAAATTTATTAGTTCAAGCATCTGGTGGTATTAGTTGTTTAAATGATATAAAAAAAATAAAATTACAAAATGTTTCTGATGTAATAGTTGGTAGAGCTCTATTAGAGAATAGGTTTAGTTTGTCGGAGGCTATTTCATGTTGGCAAAAAGGATAA
- the hisF gene encoding imidazole glycerol phosphate synthase subunit HisF encodes MLAKRIIPCLDIKDGNIVKGIKFKNHRIISKNIFSMIKNYIEDGADELVFYDISAYVKNKLVNEKLIYKISKIIDIPFCVSGGIKTIEDAKKILFSGADKISINSPAIDNPNLISKLANRFGRQCIVIGIDSFFDSILNKYFVFKYTGDSKKIVKTNLSTLDWVKRVQELGAGEIVLNVINFDGLKSGYDIIQLKKIRKICKIPLVASSGAGSINHFYEVFHKSDVDGALAASVFHDNKISIKELKQFLFKKGIEIRL; translated from the coding sequence ATGTTGGCAAAAAGGATAATTCCTTGTTTAGATATTAAAGATGGTAATATTGTTAAAGGAATAAAATTCAAAAATCATAGAATAATATCTAAAAATATATTTTCTATGATAAAAAATTATATAGAAGACGGGGCTGATGAATTAGTTTTTTATGATATATCAGCTTATGTTAAAAATAAATTGGTAAATGAAAAATTAATATATAAAATTTCAAAAATTATAGATATACCATTTTGTGTGTCTGGTGGCATTAAAACTATTGAAGATGCAAAAAAAATACTTTTTTCTGGAGCGGACAAAATCTCAATAAATTCACCAGCTATTGATAATCCAAATTTAATAAGTAAATTAGCTAATAGATTTGGAAGACAATGTATAGTAATTGGAATTGATTCATTTTTTGATTCTATATTAAATAAATATTTTGTTTTTAAATATACTGGAGATTCTAAAAAAATTGTTAAAACTAATTTGTCTACTTTAGATTGGGTAAAAAGAGTACAAGAATTGGGAGCAGGAGAAATAGTTTTAAATGTAATAAATTTTGATGGATTGAAATCTGGATATGACATCATACAATTAAAAAAAATAAGAAAAATTTGTAAAATACCGTTAGTTGCTTCTAGTGGTGCTGGATCTATAAATCATTTTTATGAAGTTTTTCATAAATCTGATGTAGATGGTGCTCTAGCAGCTTCAGTATTTCATGATAATAAGATTAGTATAAAAGAACTAAAACAGTTTTTGTTTAAAAAAGGTATAGAAATAAGATTATGA
- the hisIE gene encoding bifunctional phosphoribosyl-AMP cyclohydrolase/phosphoribosyl-ATP diphosphatase HisIE, with the protein MIIKNIISAINWSKVNNIVPVIIQNNFSGRILMLGYMNKEALEMTFNNKIVTFYSRVKKRLWTKGETSGNYLNVIDIILDCDFDSIIILVKPIGKTCHLKNKSCFNYKNTFFDFLYRLEDIIKNKKKSLKNSYTKKLYNSGIERIAQKVGEESVETILSSLGKDSNKFVNEVSDLLYHLLVLINYKKFNMYKIIHNLIERNKKN; encoded by the coding sequence ATGATTATAAAAAATATAATTTCTGCTATTAATTGGAGTAAAGTGAATAATATAGTTCCTGTAATAATACAAAATAATTTTTCAGGTAGAATATTAATGTTAGGATATATGAACAAAGAAGCATTAGAAATGACATTTAATAATAAAATTGTAACTTTTTATTCAAGAGTTAAAAAAAGATTATGGACAAAAGGAGAGACCTCAGGAAATTATTTAAATGTTATAGATATAATTTTAGACTGTGATTTTGATAGTATAATTATACTAGTAAAACCTATAGGAAAAACTTGTCATCTTAAAAATAAGAGTTGTTTTAATTATAAAAATACTTTTTTTGATTTTTTATATAGATTAGAAGATATAATAAAAAATAAAAAAAAATCTTTAAAAAATTCTTATACTAAAAAATTATATAATTCTGGAATTGAGAGAATAGCTCAAAAAGTTGGAGAAGAATCTGTAGAAACAATTTTATCTTCTTTAGGGAAAGATTCTAATAAATTTGTTAATGAAGTTTCTGATTTATTATATCATTTATTAGTATTAATTAATTATAAAAAATTTAATATGTATAAAATAATACATAATTTGATTGAAAGAAATAAAAAGAATTAA
- the gndA gene encoding NADP-dependent phosphogluconate dehydrogenase, with product MKKKHVGIIGMSVMGSNLCLNLERNGYLVSIFNRSYKKAKEILIKNPNKNILCFKKINEFVNSISKPRKIFLMIKSGNVTDIVINSILKYLDKKDIIIDLGNSFYKDTIRREKYLYSLGIKFVGAGISGGEMGALLGASIMPGCNKNVYNKIKSILISISAKYNGVPCVDYIGPDGSGHYLKMIHNGIEYGDMQIISESYCILKNLLKMSNLEISKIFSTWNKGELNSYLIEITKKIFLKKDNKENYLIDFISDVAKNKGTGKWICKSALEIESPLSLITESVLFRYISSLKKERCLASKILKSTETNFVCKNKDFFIEDLRRSLYLSKIISYAQGFYQLRIISKIHKWNLNYINIAKIFRSGCIIRAKFLDKIINAYKNNFKLKNLLLDNYFSKISYKYQNSLRNIVSTSILNGIPVPAFSSAISYYDSYRSNKLSSNLIQAQRDFFGSHKYERIDMKGKFHTNW from the coding sequence ATGAAAAAAAAACATGTTGGAATAATTGGCATGTCTGTTATGGGCAGTAATTTATGTTTAAATTTAGAAAGAAATGGATATTTAGTTTCTATATTTAATAGATCTTATAAAAAAGCTAAAGAAATATTAATTAAAAATCCTAATAAAAATATTTTATGTTTTAAAAAAATAAATGAATTTGTTAATTCTATTTCAAAGCCTAGAAAAATATTTTTAATGATAAAATCAGGAAATGTAACAGATATAGTTATAAATTCTATTTTAAAATATTTAGATAAAAAAGATATAATAATAGATTTAGGTAATTCTTTTTATAAAGATACTATAAGGAGAGAAAAATATTTATATAGTTTAGGTATAAAATTTGTTGGCGCTGGTATTTCAGGTGGAGAAATGGGTGCATTATTAGGAGCTTCTATAATGCCTGGATGCAATAAAAATGTATATAATAAAATAAAATCTATTCTTATAAGTATATCTGCTAAATATAATGGTGTTCCTTGTGTAGATTATATAGGTCCAGATGGTTCTGGTCATTATTTAAAAATGATACATAATGGAATAGAATATGGAGATATGCAAATTATATCTGAATCTTATTGTATATTAAAAAATTTATTAAAAATGAGTAATTTAGAAATATCAAAAATTTTTAGTACTTGGAATAAAGGAGAATTAAATAGTTATTTAATAGAAATTACTAAAAAAATTTTTTTGAAAAAAGATAACAAAGAAAATTATTTAATAGATTTTATATCTGATGTTGCAAAAAATAAAGGTACTGGAAAATGGATTTGTAAAAGTGCATTAGAAATAGAATCTCCTTTATCATTAATAACAGAATCTGTTTTATTTAGATATATATCTTCATTAAAAAAAGAAAGATGTTTAGCTTCTAAAATATTAAAATCTACTGAAACTAATTTTGTTTGTAAAAATAAAGATTTTTTTATAGAAGATTTAAGAAGATCTTTATACTTAAGCAAAATAATTTCTTATGCTCAAGGATTTTATCAATTAAGAATAATTTCCAAAATACATAAATGGAATTTAAATTATATAAATATTGCTAAAATTTTTCGTTCTGGTTGTATAATAAGAGCAAAATTTTTAGATAAAATAATAAATGCATATAAAAATAATTTTAAATTAAAGAATTTGTTATTAGATAATTATTTTTCTAAAATATCTTATAAATATCAAAATTCTTTAAGAAATATAGTATCTACATCTATATTAAATGGAATACCAGTTCCTGCATTTTCATCTGCCATTTCTTATTATGATAGTTATAGATCTAATAAATTATCTTCAAATTTAATACAAGCTCAAAGAGATTTTTTTGGATCTCACAAATATGAAAGAATAGATATGAAAGGAAAATTTCATACTAATTGGTAA
- the metG gene encoding methionine--tRNA ligase, whose product MKKKILITCAFPYANGSIHIGHLLEHIQADILVRYKKMMNYKVWFICADDAHGTAITIKANENNVSEEYLISQVLKEHKKDLFDFDILYNKYYSTHSKENLFFVKKAFNCLKKKRLIKIKTIKQFYDNSKNIFLSDRYVYGSCPFCKSYKEYGDNCSSCGAFYSVTDLIDPISVFSKKKPVLKKTVHLFFNISHFKNILKKWIFSNVFNEKILKKVLEWLKIGLKDWNISRDDPYFGFKIPGFKKKYFYVWLDATIGYISTFKKLSKDLNLNFKEFWCKKSNTKLYHFIGKDIIHFHSIFWPSLLDAMSFRKPTKIYVHGYVKINDKKLSKSKNYIISAKKWLKYFDSDSLRYYYASKISNGIEDVNINAKDFVYKINSGLVNKIVNLGFRNFKLINKYFDGMLAKNLENISEYNNFLLKFKKVNIFFKDLKYKSVIIEILKIADFANYYINNKSPWSFIKKNTNLLYVQKVCSMGINFFKIIMTYMKPILPKLSKKVEFFLNSKLSFESLKSPLLNHKISNIKILYKRVSMKDFNKLLKK is encoded by the coding sequence ATGAAAAAAAAAATTTTAATAACGTGTGCTTTTCCTTATGCTAATGGTTCTATTCATATAGGGCATTTATTAGAGCATATTCAAGCTGATATATTAGTTAGATATAAGAAAATGATGAATTATAAAGTTTGGTTTATATGTGCTGATGATGCTCATGGAACAGCTATAACTATAAAAGCTAATGAAAATAATGTTTCAGAAGAATATTTGATATCTCAAGTTTTAAAAGAACATAAAAAAGATTTGTTTGATTTTGATATTTTATATAATAAGTATTATTCTACGCATTCTAAAGAAAATTTATTTTTTGTAAAAAAAGCATTTAATTGTTTAAAAAAAAAGAGATTAATTAAAATAAAAACTATTAAACAATTTTATGATAATTCAAAAAACATTTTTTTATCTGATAGGTATGTATATGGATCATGTCCATTTTGTAAAAGTTATAAAGAATATGGAGATAATTGTTCTTCTTGTGGGGCCTTTTATTCAGTTACAGATTTAATAGATCCTATTTCAGTTTTTTCAAAAAAGAAACCTGTTTTAAAAAAAACTGTGCATTTATTTTTTAATATTTCTCATTTTAAAAATATTTTAAAAAAATGGATTTTTTCTAATGTTTTTAATGAAAAAATTTTAAAAAAAGTTTTAGAATGGTTAAAAATAGGATTAAAAGATTGGAATATTTCTAGAGATGATCCTTATTTTGGATTTAAGATACCAGGATTTAAAAAAAAATATTTTTATGTTTGGTTAGATGCAACTATTGGATATATAAGTACTTTTAAAAAACTATCTAAAGATTTAAATTTAAATTTTAAAGAATTTTGGTGTAAAAAAAGTAATACTAAATTATATCATTTTATAGGAAAAGATATAATTCATTTTCATAGTATATTTTGGCCTTCTTTATTAGATGCAATGTCTTTTAGAAAACCAACTAAAATATATGTTCATGGTTATGTTAAAATAAATGATAAAAAATTATCTAAGTCTAAAAATTATATAATAAGTGCAAAAAAATGGTTAAAATATTTTGATTCTGATAGTTTAAGATATTATTATGCATCTAAAATCTCCAATGGAATAGAAGACGTAAATATTAATGCAAAAGATTTTGTGTATAAGATAAATTCTGGTTTGGTGAACAAAATTGTAAATTTAGGATTTAGGAATTTCAAATTAATAAATAAATATTTTGATGGAATGTTAGCTAAAAATTTAGAAAATATAAGTGAATATAATAATTTTTTATTAAAATTTAAAAAAGTTAATATTTTTTTTAAAGATTTAAAATATAAAAGTGTAATCATAGAAATTTTAAAAATTGCTGATTTTGCTAACTATTACATTAATAATAAATCTCCATGGTCTTTTATAAAAAAGAATACTAATTTATTATATGTTCAAAAAGTTTGTTCTATGGGAATAAATTTTTTTAAAATAATAATGACTTATATGAAACCTATATTGCCTAAATTGTCTAAAAAAGTAGAATTTTTTTTAAATTCAAAATTAAGTTTTGAAAGTTTAAAATCTCCTTTATTAAATCATAAAATTTCTAATATAAAAATTTTATATAAAAGAGTTTCAATGAAAGATTTTAATAAATTATTAAAAAAATAA
- the tilS gene encoding tRNA lysidine(34) synthetase TilS: protein MLIKNILKYINDDQNILVAYSGGMDSTVLLYQLIKLKKKKLKNIKIRAIHINHNISKNSKNWEYHCYKECKKNKIPIIIRKIKKKYKKNLENKLRNKRYKIIKEEILKKEIVVTGHHLNDQCETLLLALKRGSGPNGLSGIKNPTFFGKNNQLLIRPFIKINKIKLEKWAIKKKIKWINDESNLNKKFERNFLRLKIIPIFEKKWPFFLKNLYRTSKICQKNEKILNFFIKPILNICNINNTELQIKKIKTFPKEIGILIIRKWLYSLTKTFLSYKKIHQIYKDFILCKQNKMSLMNFKNYKIQKYKNIIYYIRKTNNIKNKIIFCHYPFKKIILPEKLGILEINNKGMKIPAPKKNDLVNIRFQFQGIVKTDERNKSCKIKKMWKHIKVLNIYKNSIPLLFYNETFISAIGTFIIINKKNIKNNKTWKISWKNNI, encoded by the coding sequence ATGTTAATAAAAAATATTTTAAAATATATTAATGATGATCAAAATATATTAGTAGCATATAGTGGTGGGATGGATTCTACTGTTTTATTATATCAATTGATTAAATTAAAAAAAAAAAAGTTAAAAAATATAAAAATTAGAGCGATACATATAAATCATAATATTAGCAAAAACTCTAAAAATTGGGAATATCATTGTTATAAAGAATGTAAAAAAAATAAAATACCAATTATTATCAGAAAAATAAAAAAAAAATATAAAAAAAATTTAGAAAATAAATTAAGAAATAAAAGATATAAAATAATAAAAGAAGAAATATTAAAAAAAGAAATAGTAGTAACTGGCCATCATTTAAATGATCAATGTGAAACATTATTATTAGCTCTAAAAAGAGGTAGTGGTCCTAATGGTCTATCTGGAATCAAAAATCCTACATTTTTTGGAAAAAATAATCAACTTTTAATAAGACCATTTATAAAAATCAATAAAATAAAATTAGAAAAATGGGCTATAAAAAAAAAAATAAAATGGATAAACGATGAAAGCAATTTAAATAAAAAATTTGAAAGAAATTTTCTTAGACTAAAAATAATTCCTATATTTGAAAAAAAATGGCCTTTTTTTTTAAAAAATTTATATAGAACATCAAAAATATGTCAAAAAAATGAAAAAATATTAAATTTTTTTATCAAACCAATATTAAATATATGTAATATAAATAATACAGAATTACAAATAAAAAAAATAAAAACATTTCCTAAAGAAATTGGAATATTAATAATAAGAAAATGGTTATATAGTTTAACAAAAACTTTTTTATCATATAAAAAAATACATCAAATATATAAAGATTTTATTTTATGCAAACAAAACAAAATGTCATTAATGAATTTTAAAAATTATAAAATACAAAAATATAAAAATATTATATATTATATAAGAAAAACAAATAATATAAAAAATAAAATAATCTTTTGTCATTATCCTTTTAAAAAAATAATACTTCCTGAAAAATTAGGAATATTAGAAATAAACAATAAAGGAATGAAAATACCAGCACCAAAAAAAAATGATTTAGTAAATATAAGATTTCAATTTCAAGGAATTGTAAAAACAGATGAAAGAAATAAATCTTGTAAAATAAAAAAAATGTGGAAACATATAAAAGTATTAAATATATATAAAAATAGTATTCCATTACTATTTTATAATGAAACTTTCATATCTGCAATAGGAACATTTATAATAATAAATAAAAAAAATATTAAAAATAATAAAACTTGGAAAATATCTTGGAAAAACAACATATAA
- the tyrS gene encoding tyrosine--tRNA ligase, whose protein sequence is MINKEIINKFKNSGFIYKITNEQKFLKNVEKHTSVVLYCGFDPTSDSLHVGHILPILFLKKMQDYGNKIIFLIGGSTSLIGDPSFKNKERKLFPKKKILKYQKKLKLQILSILKKNNFSKNVKILNNYKWFSNINIIDFLRNIGKHFSINQMINKSSVIERINRLDKGMSFTEFSYSLLQSYDFSYLNKKYNTILQIGGSDQWGNIVSGINLTKKLYKHKVFGITIPLFVKKNGKKFGKTSSGSIWLNKKKTSVYDFYQFWLNISDEEANNFIKIFYFVGILKKKNFKKKNSIKEIIKNKQNIADSITIFIHGKKILKIVKKISKILFKKKIIFITKNSFNFLTQKYVGINKFYVNKYNNLSEILLKTCFSKSLSKSKKMILSGGIKINNVVKKNYNYIFKSSDKMFSKYSLLSKGKKKFCILCWK, encoded by the coding sequence ATGATAAATAAAGAAATAATAAATAAATTTAAAAATTCAGGATTTATTTATAAGATTACAAATGAACAAAAATTTTTAAAAAATGTTGAAAAACATACTAGTGTAGTGTTATATTGTGGTTTTGATCCTACTTCAGATAGTTTACATGTAGGGCATATTTTACCTATATTATTTTTAAAAAAGATGCAAGATTATGGAAATAAAATAATTTTTTTGATAGGAGGAAGTACTAGTTTAATTGGTGATCCTAGTTTTAAAAATAAGGAAAGAAAGCTTTTTCCTAAAAAAAAAATTTTAAAATATCAAAAAAAATTAAAATTACAGATATTATCAATTTTAAAAAAAAATAATTTTAGTAAAAATGTAAAGATTTTAAATAATTATAAATGGTTTAGTAATATTAATATAATAGATTTTTTGAGAAATATTGGAAAACATTTTTCTATAAATCAAATGATAAATAAATCTTCTGTTATAGAAAGGATAAATAGATTAGATAAAGGAATGTCATTTACTGAATTTTCATATAGTCTTTTACAATCATATGATTTTTCTTATTTAAATAAAAAATATAATACTATATTACAAATAGGTGGTTCTGATCAATGGGGTAACATTGTTTCAGGTATAAATTTAACTAAAAAATTATATAAACATAAAGTATTTGGTATTACAATACCTTTGTTTGTAAAAAAAAATGGTAAAAAATTTGGTAAAACTTCTAGTGGATCTATATGGTTAAATAAGAAAAAAACTTCTGTATATGATTTTTATCAATTTTGGTTAAATATATCTGATGAAGAAGCTAATAATTTTATTAAAATTTTTTATTTTGTTGGTATATTGAAAAAAAAAAATTTTAAAAAAAAAAATTCTATAAAAGAAATTATAAAAAATAAACAAAATATAGCAGATTCTATTACTATTTTCATACATGGAAAAAAAATTTTAAAAATAGTTAAAAAAATTTCTAAAATATTATTTAAGAAAAAGATTATTTTTATAACTAAAAATAGTTTTAATTTTTTAACTCAAAAATATGTTGGAATTAATAAATTTTATGTAAATAAATATAATAATTTATCAGAAATATTATTAAAGACATGTTTTTCTAAATCTTTAAGTAAATCTAAAAAAATGATTTTATCAGGTGGAATAAAAATAAATAATGTAGTAAAAAAAAATTATAATTATATTTTTAAAAGTTCAGATAAAATGTTTTCTAAATATTCTTTATTATCTAAAGGTAAAAAAAAATTTTGTATATTATGTTGGAAATAA
- a CDS encoding iron-sulfur cluster assembly accessory protein, producing MKKIIKYKENENIKKIFITKKAAKQIKILIKKKFKKKILEIYVKKSGCAGLEYKMKFIKNKKENKKNKKCIILKNKIHILINKKHLKILKNTKIDFIKEGINKKFKFINKKIKNFCGCGKSFNIQ from the coding sequence ATGAAAAAAATAATAAAATACAAAGAAAATGAAAATATAAAAAAAATTTTTATTACTAAAAAAGCAGCAAAACAAATAAAAATATTAATAAAAAAAAAATTTAAAAAAAAAATACTAGAAATTTATGTAAAAAAATCTGGATGTGCAGGACTAGAATACAAAATGAAATTTATAAAAAATAAAAAAGAAAATAAAAAAAATAAAAAATGTATTATTTTAAAAAACAAAATACATATATTAATAAATAAAAAACATTTAAAAATATTAAAAAATACAAAAATAGATTTTATAAAAGAAGGAATTAACAAAAAATTTAAGTTTATCAATAAAAAAATAAAAAATTTTTGTGGATGCGGAAAAAGTTTCAACATACAATAA